From one Triticum urartu cultivar G1812 chromosome 3, Tu2.1, whole genome shotgun sequence genomic stretch:
- the LOC125544852 gene encoding triacylglycerol lipase SDP1-like, translating to MDVITNEARVGAFAIGPSTAAGRALALRVLLCGSLARLRPRLAAALRAAAPLAAAWLHPRHNTRGILLAVCAVALLLRGRGGRAGVRARVQSAYRRKFWRNMMRAALTYEEWAHAARMLERETPRRATDADLYDEELVRNKLRELRHRRQEGSLRDIVFCMRADLLRNLGNMCNPELHKLRLQVPKTIKEYIEEVSTQLKMICNSDSDELPLEEKLAFMHETRHAFGRSALLLSGGASFGSFHVGVVKTLVEHKLLPRIISGSSVGAIMCAIVATRSWPELESFFEEWHSLKFFDQMGGIFPVFKRILTHGAVHDIRHLQTQLRNLTSNLTFQEAYDMTGRVLVVTVCSPRKHEPPRCLNYLTSPHVLIWSAVTASCAFPGLFEAQELMAKDRFGETVPFHAPFLLGVEERADAATRRWRDGSLESDLPMKQLKELFNVNHFIVSQANPHIAPLLRLKEIIRAYGGSFAAKLAELAEMEIKHRFNQVLELGFPLGGIAKLFAQHWEGDVTIVMPATLAQYSKIIQNPSYSELQKAASQGRRCTWEKLSAIRANCAIELALDECVALLNHMRRLKRSAERAAASQGYGATIRLCPSRRIPSWNLIARENSTGSLDEEMLTSPTVTSHQAVGGTAGPSNRNHHLQHSMHDSSDSESESIDLNSWTRSGGPLMRTASANKFISFVQNLEIDTEFRTISPRGSEGDIVTPNSNLFAGHPIGREPVDNHPGPATPGRTSGNSGCDPHDTPVPRSPFGLSTSIMVPEGDLLQPEKIENGILFNVVRRDALVATTSGVEPHGSSQEADVETVPTECLYGASDDDDDNVELNADHEALSDPGDQRSSVAGNLDPSTSMDCQADETSTTRSEAPSLFNICVEIPPATMIRENSRPDEPSSDIRLEIVKTECPDENSAAGNDEVGSVPANKESSYCSQTAENGQQHQVDMGSVNSCSVSVSEDDRHVSLISNEKPVTTSSGGAESMTSGRNEAD from the exons ATGGACGTCATCACCAACGAGGCGCGCGTGGGGGCGTTCGCGATCGGCCCGTCcacggcggcggggcgcgcgcTCGCGCTGCGCGTGCTCCTCTGCGGCTCGCTGGCGCGGCTGCggccccgcctcgccgccgcgcTGCGCGCCGCGGCGCCGCTGGCGGCGGCCTGGCTGCACCCGCGCCACAACACGCGGGGGATCCTGCTCGCCGTCTGCGCCGTCGCGCTGCTGCTGCGCGGCCGCGGGGGCCGCGCCGGGGTGCGCGCGCGGGTGCAGTCCGCCTACCGCCGCAAGTTCTGGCGGAACATGATGCGCGCCGCGCTCACCTACGAGGAGTGGGCGCACGCCGCGCGGATGCTCGAGCGGGAGACGCCGCGCCGCGCCACCGACGCCGACCTCTACGACGAGGAGCTCGTGCGCAACAAGCTCCGTGAGCTCAGGCACCGCCGTCAGGAGGGCTCGCTCAGGGACATCGTCTTCTGCATGCGCGCCGATCTGCTCAGGAACCTTGGTAACATGTGCAACCCCGAGCTCCACAAGTTGAGGCTGCAG GTGCCTAAAACCATCAAGGAGTACATTGAGGAGGTATCTACTCAACTGAAAATGATTTGCAATTCTGATTCGGACGAGTTACCCCTTGAAGAGAAACTGGCATTTATGCATGAGACAAGACATGCCTTTGGTAGATCGGCCCTACTGCTAAGTGGAGGTGCTTCATTTGGCTCTTTTCATGTGGGTGTTGTGAAAACCTTGGTAGAGCATAAGCTTCTACCTAGGATTATTTCAGGATCAAGCGTTGGCGCAATAATGTGTGCTATTGTAGCCACACGGTCATGGCCAGAACTAGAGAGTTTTTTTGAGGAGTGGCATTCCTTGAAATTCTTTGACCAGATGGGTGGGATCTTTCCTGTATTTAAAAGAATTTTGACGCATGGAGCGGTTCATGACATTAGGCACTTGCAGACGCAGTTGAGAAATCTTACAAGCAATTTGACATTTCAAGAGGCATATGACATGACTGGCCGGGTTCTCGTTGTTACTGTGTGTTCTCCAAGAAAACATGAGCCACCACGATGCCTGAACTATTTGACATCACCTCATGTTCTCATTTGGAGTGCAGTAACTGCTTCCTGTGCTTTTCCTGGACTTTTTGAGGCCCAGGAGTTGATGGCCAAAGATAGATTCGGAGAAACAGTTCCTTTTCATGCTCCATTCTTGTTGGGTGTGGAGGAACGAGCTGACGCTGCTACACGGCGCTGGAGAGATGGCAGCTTAGAAAGTGATTTACCCATGAAGCAATTGAAGGAATTATTCAACGTAAATCACTTCATAGTAAGCCAAGCCAATCCTCACATTGCTCCATTACTGAGACTAAAGGAGATCATCAGGGCTTACGGAGGCAGCTTTGCTGCAAAG CTTGCTGAACTTGCTGAGATGGAAATTAAGCATAGGTTCAATCAAGTTCTGGAACTTGGATTTCCATTAGGAGGAATAGCTAAGTTGTTTGCTCAACATTGGGAAGGTGATGTGACAATCGTTATGCCAGCCACACTTGCTCAG TATTCGAAGATCATACAGAATCCTTCGTATTCTGAGCTTCAGAAAGCCGCAAGTCAGGGTAGGCGATGCACTTGGGAAAAGCTCTCTGCTATCAGGGCAAACTGCGCTATTGAGCTTGCATTAGATGAATGTGTTGCCCTCCTGAACCACATGCGTAGGCTGAAGAGAAGTGCAGAAAGAGCAGCTGCTTCACAAGGATATGGTGCTACAATTAGACTCTGTCCGTCTAGAAGGATTCCATCATGGAATCTCATAGCAAGAGAAAATTCAACTGGTTCTCTCGATGAGGAAATGCTCACATCTCCCACTGTTACGAGCCATCAAGCAGTTGGAGGGACTGCTGGGCCATCTAACAGAAATCACCATCTCCAACATAGTATGCATGATAGCAGTGACAGTGAATCTGAGAGTATAGACTTGAACTCATGGACGAGAAGTGGTGGCCCTCTCATGAGAACAGCCTCAGCTAATAAATTCATCAGCTTTGTTCAGAACCTTGAGATTGACACAGAATTCAGAACAATTTCACCAAGGGGGAGCGAAGGTGATATTGTTACACCGAATAGTAACTTATTTGCTGGTCACCCAATTGGTAGAGAGCCAGTTGATAACCATCCAGGGCCTGCTACTCCTGGTAGGACCTCAGGCAATTCAGGTTGCGATCCTCATGATACTCCTGTTCCTAGGTCTCCATTTGGTCTTTCCACAAGTATCATGGTCCCTGAAGGTGACTTGCTGCAGCCGGAAAAGATTGAGAATGGTATTTTATTCAATGTTGTGAGAAGGGATGCTCTTGTAGCGACTACTAGCGGAGTTGAACCTCATGGATCTTCACAGGAAGCAGATGTGGAAACTGTACCGACCGAGTGCCTTTATGGTGCTTCggatgacgacgacgacaacgTGGAACTGAATGCTGATCATGAAGCATTATCTGACCCTGGAGATCAGAGATCCTCAGTTGCAGGAAACCTAGATCCGTCCACTTCCATGGATTGTCAAGCTGATGAAACAAGTACTACTCGATCAGAAGCTCCATCTCTCTTTAATATCTGTGTGGAGATTCCTCCAGCAACCATGATCAGAGAAAATAGTCGGCCTGACGAGCCTTCTTCAGACATAAGACTGGAGATTGTAAAGACAGAATGCCCTGATGAGAATTCAGCTGCTGGGAACGATGAAGTTGGCTCAGTTCCTGCCAATAAAGAATCTTCCTATTGTTCTCAGACAGCTGAAAATGGACAGCAGCATCAAGTTGATATGGGATCTGTGAACTCCTGTAGTGTTTCAGTTTCAGAAGATGATAGGCATGTCAGCCTCATTTCGAACGAGAAACCAGTTACTACTTCCAGTGGCGGAGCGGAGAGTATGACATCTGGAAGAAATGAAGCTGACTAG